A part of Methanothermobacter sp. genomic DNA contains:
- the mcrG gene encoding coenzyme-B sulfoethylthiotransferase subunit gamma, with amino-acid sequence MSYKAQYTPGETQIAENRRKHMNPDYEFRKLREVSDEDLVKVLGHRNPGESYKSVHPPLDEMDFEEDIVRDMVEPIQGAKEGVRVRYIQFADSMYNAPAQPYDRARTYMWRYRGVDTGTLSGRQVIEMRELDLEGVSKELVETELFDPATTGIRGATVHGHSLRLDENGLMFDALQRYVFDEEKGHVVYVKDQVGRPLDEPVDMGQPLDEDELKKITTIYRKDNIAMRDDKEAIEVVENIHTGRTLGGFGMDVFKDDLRKRLGDD; translated from the coding sequence ATGTCTTACAAAGCCCAGTACACTCCTGGAGAAACCCAGATAGCTGAAAACAGAAGAAAACACATGAACCCTGATTACGAATTCCGTAAATTAAGGGAAGTATCAGACGAGGACCTGGTCAAGGTCCTGGGACACAGAAACCCCGGTGAAAGTTACAAATCAGTGCACCCCCCACTGGATGAGATGGACTTCGAGGAGGACATCGTCAGGGACATGGTTGAACCCATACAGGGTGCAAAGGAGGGTGTGAGGGTCAGGTACATCCAGTTCGCAGACTCCATGTACAATGCACCTGCCCAGCCCTACGACAGGGCAAGGACCTACATGTGGAGGTACCGCGGTGTTGACACAGGTACACTCTCAGGAAGGCAGGTCATTGAAATGAGAGAACTGGACCTTGAGGGAGTCTCAAAGGAACTTGTTGAAACAGAACTCTTCGACCCTGCAACAACAGGTATAAGGGGTGCAACAGTTCACGGACACTCCCTCAGACTCGATGAAAACGGCCTCATGTTTGACGCCCTCCAGAGGTACGTCTTTGATGAAGAGAAGGGCCACGTGGTCTATGTCAAGGACCAGGTTGGAAGGCCCCTTGACGAGCCAGTGGACATGGGCCAGCCCCTCGATGAGGATGAACTTAAGAAGATCACCACAATCTACAGGAAGGACAACATCGCTATGAGGGATGATAAAGAGGCAATTGAAGTTGTTGAAAACATACACACCGGCCGTACCCTGGGCGGATTCGGCATGGACGTATTCAAGGATGACCTAAGAAAAAGGCTAGGTGATGATTAA
- the mcrD gene encoding methyl-coenzyme M reductase operon protein D: protein MPETGFVDLKIFPQRLLKPETVEKLLNSIYELEGIVRVLVHGPSIPDRVYYGPARGTEVKHSDRKKIKVRGEEVELRVKVGEVIVGILPEALEENMDKIDEILKEALPCPYKVFIGAFTKKDITISDYLKYGLNFEDKIDPRIIGMADPSSRVKDTVVNIK from the coding sequence ATGCCAGAAACAGGATTCGTCGATCTTAAGATATTCCCCCAGAGGCTTCTGAAACCCGAAACCGTTGAGAAACTGCTGAACAGCATCTATGAACTTGAAGGTATAGTCAGGGTACTGGTTCATGGACCATCTATACCAGACAGGGTGTACTATGGACCCGCCAGGGGCACAGAGGTTAAACACAGTGACCGGAAAAAGATAAAGGTACGTGGAGAGGAGGTTGAACTCCGCGTTAAGGTCGGAGAGGTCATAGTGGGAATACTCCCGGAGGCCCTGGAGGAGAACATGGACAAAATCGATGAAATCCTGAAGGAAGCGCTCCCCTGCCCCTATAAGGTATTCATAGGTGCCTTCACAAAGAAAGACATCACCATATCCGATTACCTCAAATACGGTCTCAACTTTGAGGACAAAATCGATCCCAGGATAATAGGTATGGCTGATCCAAGTTCAAGGGTGAAGGACACCGTTGTTAACATAAAATGA